In the genome of Pseudomonadota bacterium, one region contains:
- a CDS encoding argininosuccinate synthase — MSAPKLTPKKVVLAYSGGLDTSIILKWLQTEYGCEVVTFTADLGQGEELEPARAKAEMMGASAVYIEDLREEFVRDFVFPMFRANALYEGLYLLGTSIARPLISKRLVEIAAAEGADAVAHGATGKGNDQVRFELAAYALNPDIKVIAPWREWDLTSRTKLIDFAEKNQIPIAKDKRGEAPFSVDANLLHTSSEGKVLENPADEAPDYVLQRITRPEDAPDAPETVEITFERGDAVAVNGEAMSPASTLTRLNALGAKHGIGILDLVENRFVGMKSRGIYETPGGTILLEAHRGIEQITLDSGAGHLKDSIMPRYAELIYNGFWFSPEREMLQALIDKSQEHVSGTVRLKLYKGQASVVARWSDHSLYSEAHVTFEEDAGAYNQEDAKGFIQLNALRLKLLAARDRRLKK; from the coding sequence ATGTCTGCACCAAAGCTCACGCCGAAGAAGGTCGTTCTCGCCTATTCCGGGGGGCTCGACACGTCGATCATCCTGAAATGGCTGCAGACGGAATATGGCTGCGAGGTCGTCACCTTCACCGCCGATCTCGGCCAGGGGGAGGAGCTCGAGCCCGCCCGCGCCAAGGCGGAGATGATGGGCGCGAGCGCTGTCTACATCGAGGACCTGCGCGAGGAATTCGTGCGCGATTTCGTCTTCCCGATGTTCCGCGCCAATGCGCTCTACGAAGGGCTCTACCTGCTCGGCACCTCCATCGCGCGCCCGCTGATCTCCAAGCGGCTCGTCGAGATCGCCGCCGCCGAGGGCGCCGATGCGGTGGCCCACGGTGCGACCGGAAAGGGCAATGACCAGGTCCGCTTTGAGCTCGCCGCTTATGCTTTGAACCCTGACATCAAGGTCATCGCGCCCTGGCGGGAATGGGACCTGACCTCCCGGACGAAGCTCATCGACTTCGCCGAAAAGAACCAGATCCCCATCGCCAAGGACAAGCGGGGCGAGGCGCCATTTTCGGTGGATGCGAACCTCCTGCACACCTCCTCCGAGGGCAAGGTGCTCGAAAACCCCGCCGACGAGGCGCCGGACTACGTGCTCCAGCGGATCACCCGGCCCGAAGACGCGCCCGACGCGCCCGAGACGGTGGAGATCACCTTCGAACGGGGCGATGCCGTGGCGGTCAATGGCGAGGCCATGTCGCCTGCATCGACCCTAACACGCCTGAATGCGCTCGGTGCCAAGCACGGCATCGGCATCCTCGACCTCGTCGAGAACCGCTTCGTCGGCATGAAGAGCCGCGGCATCTACGAGACGCCCGGCGGCACGATCCTGCTCGAGGCCCATCGCGGGATAGAGCAGATCACGCTCGACTCCGGCGCGGGTCACCTGAAGGACTCGATCATGCCGCGCTACGCGGAGCTCATCTATAACGGCTTCTGGTTCAGCCCGGAGCGGGAGATGCTGCAGGCCCTCATCGACAAGAGCCAGGAGCATGTTTCGGGCACTGTCCGGCTCAAGCTCTACAAGGGCCAGGCCTCCGTCGTCGCCCGCTGGTCCGATCATTCGCTCTATTCAGAGGCGCACGTGACCTTCGAGGAGGATGCCGGCGCCTATAACCAGGAAGACGCCAAGGGCTTCATCCAGCTCAACGCGCTGCGCCTCAAGCTCCTCGCCGCCCGGGATCGTCGGCTGAAAAAGTAG
- a CDS encoding HAD family hydrolase → MRVAVWSGPRNLSTAMMYSFGNRADMNAVDEPFYGAFLKHSGIDHPMAAETMASMECDPSRVMAGLRDFDTPHQYEKHMPHHMLPGFPMDWLEEARHVVLLRHPARVLASYLRKREAPTADDLGFTTLARVVALLPAPVIIDSADIRAHPRAALGALCDALSLPFHNAMLSWPAGPKTFDGAWAPHWYDAVHRSTGFDAAEGPVPDVPDAYATVVGEATALYDAMKARALRP, encoded by the coding sequence ATGAGGGTCGCGGTCTGGTCGGGCCCGCGCAACCTGTCGACGGCGATGATGTATTCGTTCGGCAACCGCGCGGACATGAACGCTGTGGATGAACCGTTCTACGGCGCGTTCCTGAAACATAGCGGCATCGACCACCCCATGGCGGCAGAGACGATGGCGTCTATGGAATGCGACCCGTCCCGCGTGATGGCGGGGCTACGGGACTTCGACACCCCGCATCAATACGAAAAGCACATGCCGCATCACATGCTGCCGGGCTTCCCGATGGACTGGCTGGAGGAGGCGCGGCATGTCGTGCTGCTCCGCCACCCCGCGCGCGTCTTGGCAAGCTACCTGCGGAAGCGCGAAGCGCCCACGGCGGACGACCTGGGCTTCACGACGCTGGCGCGCGTCGTGGCCTTGTTGCCCGCTCCGGTCATCATCGACAGCGCCGACATCCGCGCCCATCCCCGCGCAGCGCTGGGCGCGCTTTGCGATGCGCTGTCACTCCCCTTCCACAACGCCATGCTCAGCTGGCCCGCCGGTCCGAAGACCTTTGACGGCGCCTGGGCGCCCCATTGGTATGACGCTGTCCACCGCTCCACCGGCTTCGACGCGGCGGAGGGTCCGGTGCCCGACGTGCCCGACGCCTATGCCACGGTGGTGGGGGAGGCGACAGCGCTTTACGACGCCATGAAGGCCCGCGCGCTCCGGCCCTGA
- a CDS encoding D-amino acid aminotransferase: protein MEPVTTHQAEDDARNEAILIYVDGALLPRQDAKISVYDSGFMLGDGVWEGLRLYDGRWAFVDEHLARLEEAAKAIDLALPLDRAGMLKALEATRDANDMHSDAHARLMVTRGVKMRPFQHPALSVSGPTMVIIMEHSRPKIPRPIRLATVPHMRGLPMTQDPKLNSHSKLNCILACIAAEKAGADEALMLDVHGFVNTTNACNFFIVKSGEVWTSTGDYCMNGITRQKVIDLCHANGIPCFERNFSLVDTYSADEAFLTGTFGAQTPVSEIDGRKIGSGEMGPVTQRLRDLYKALVAA from the coding sequence ATGGAGCCCGTGACGACCCATCAAGCCGAGGATGACGCCCGAAACGAGGCGATCCTGATCTATGTCGATGGCGCGCTTCTCCCCCGGCAGGATGCGAAAATCAGCGTCTATGACAGTGGCTTCATGCTGGGCGACGGCGTCTGGGAAGGGCTCCGGCTCTATGACGGGCGCTGGGCCTTCGTGGACGAGCATCTGGCGCGGCTCGAAGAAGCGGCGAAGGCGATCGATCTCGCGCTGCCGCTCGACCGGGCGGGAATGTTAAAGGCGCTGGAGGCCACGCGGGACGCCAACGACATGCACAGCGATGCCCATGCACGGCTCATGGTGACGCGGGGCGTGAAGATGCGGCCCTTCCAGCATCCGGCGCTCAGCGTCTCGGGCCCCACCATGGTCATCATCATGGAGCATTCGCGCCCCAAGATCCCGCGCCCTATCCGGCTTGCCACCGTGCCGCATATGCGCGGGCTGCCCATGACGCAGGATCCCAAGCTCAACTCGCACTCGAAGCTCAACTGCATCCTCGCCTGCATCGCCGCGGAGAAGGCGGGGGCCGACGAGGCGCTCATGCTCGATGTCCATGGCTTCGTGAACACCACGAATGCCTGCAACTTCTTCATCGTCAAATCCGGGGAGGTTTGGACCTCAACCGGGGATTACTGCATGAACGGGATCACCCGGCAGAAGGTCATCGACCTTTGCCACGCGAACGGCATTCCGTGTTTCGAGCGCAACTTCTCCCTCGTCGATACCTATTCCGCCGATGAGGCATTCCTCACCGGCACGTTTGGCGCGCAGACCCCAGTGTCCGAAATCGATGGCCGCAAGATCGGGAGCGGTGAGATGGGGCCGGTGACGCAGCGGCTCCGCGATCTCTACAAGGCGCTCGTCGCCGCATGA
- the msrA gene encoding peptide-methionine (S)-S-oxide reductase MsrA, translating into MLNPIHQPRPFLTAMAIAAAIVVQCTGKAEARDIQTVTVAGGCFWCVESDFESVRGVSEAVSGFTGGTVANPTYKQVSAGGTGHYEAVEITYDADVVSLENLLSAFMRSVDPTDAGGQFCDRGPSYRTALFYSSAAEKAAMEAAVADAEAALGRNVVTPVLPLGAFYAADEYHQDYYLDQDIILTRFGPRSKAEAYKRYRAACGRDDGVRALWGSAAPFAS; encoded by the coding sequence ATGCTGAACCCGATCCACCAGCCCCGCCCGTTCCTCACGGCCATGGCCATTGCCGCGGCCATCGTTGTCCAGTGCACCGGCAAGGCCGAGGCGCGCGACATCCAGACCGTGACCGTGGCAGGCGGCTGCTTCTGGTGCGTGGAAAGCGATTTCGAAAGCGTGCGCGGCGTAAGCGAGGCCGTGAGCGGTTTCACCGGCGGGACCGTCGCCAACCCGACCTACAAGCAGGTCTCAGCCGGCGGCACCGGGCACTATGAAGCGGTGGAAATCACGTACGACGCGGATGTCGTCTCGCTCGAGAACCTGCTCAGCGCCTTCATGCGCTCCGTCGATCCCACCGATGCAGGCGGGCAGTTCTGCGACCGTGGGCCGAGCTACCGCACCGCACTCTTCTACAGCTCCGCCGCCGAGAAGGCGGCCATGGAAGCCGCGGTGGCGGATGCCGAGGCCGCGCTCGGGCGCAACGTCGTCACCCCCGTCCTGCCGCTCGGCGCCTTCTACGCGGCCGATGAATACCATCAGGATTACTACCTCGATCAGGACATCATCCTCACGCGCTTCGGCCCCCGTTCGAAGGCGGAGGCCTACAAGCGCTACCGCGCGGCATGCGGCCGGGATGATGGCGTGCGGGCGCTCTGGGGCTCCGCGGCCCCCTTCGCGAGCTGA